The proteins below are encoded in one region of Bacillus vallismortis:
- a CDS encoding phosphoribosylanthranilate isomerase: protein MKKPALKYCGIQSLQDLQLAADSQADYLGFIFAESKRKVSPQEVKKWLGQVRVEKQVAGVFVNESVETISCIANELKLDVIQLHGDEKPADANALRMLTDCEIWKALHHHEKTTEEIARFKDDVDGFVIDSSVIGARGGTGIAFSWDCVPEYNQAAIGKRCFIAGGVNPDTITDLLKWQPAGIDLASGIEKNGRKDQSLMRLLEERMKRYVSISE from the coding sequence GTGAAGAAGCCGGCATTAAAATATTGCGGCATACAGTCATTGCAGGATTTGCAGCTTGCAGCGGACTCACAGGCTGATTATCTGGGTTTTATTTTTGCTGAAAGCAAACGAAAAGTATCTCCGCAAGAGGTGAAAAAGTGGCTGGGGCAAGTGCGTGTTGAAAAACAAGTCGCTGGTGTTTTTGTTAATGAGTCGGTAGAGACAATATCCTGTATTGCAAACGAATTGAAACTGGATGTTATTCAGCTTCACGGTGATGAGAAGCCGGCGGATGCCAATGCGCTTCGCATGCTGACAGATTGTGAAATATGGAAGGCGCTTCACCATCATGAAAAGACAACTGAAGAAATAGCACGCTTTAAAGATGATGTGGACGGCTTTGTAATTGATTCATCTGTAATAGGCGCAAGAGGCGGCACTGGTATTGCTTTTTCGTGGGACTGTGTGCCGGAATACAATCAGGCGGCTATTGGCAAACGCTGCTTCATCGCAGGCGGTGTGAACCCGGATACCATTACAGACTTATTGAAATGGCAGCCGGCAGGAATTGACCTTGCCAGCGGAATCGAAAAAAACGGACGAAAAGATCAGAGTCTGATGAGGCTTTTAGAAGAAAGGATGAAACGATATGTATCCATATCCGAATGA
- the hisC gene encoding histidinol-phosphate transaminase: MRIKEHLKQLKPYQPGKPIEAVKSEYGLDKVVKLASNENPYGCSEAAKEALHHEIQQLALYPDGYSAALRTRLSEHLNVSETSLIFGNGSDEIIQIICRAFLNDKSNTITAAPTFPQYKHNAVIEGAEVREIALRPDGSHHLDAMLEAIDEQTQVVWICSPNNPTGTYTSEGELLAFLERVPPRVLVVLDEAYYEYVTAEDYPETVPLLKKYTNLMILRTFSKAYGLAALRVGYGIADENLIRLIEPAREPFNTSRLGQAAAIAALDDQAFIASCVEQNKAGLQQYYDFAQTHGLKCYPSETNFVLIDCNRPSDDLFQALLEKGYIVRSGNALGFPTSLRITIGTKEQNEEILAILAEIL, from the coding sequence TTGCGTATCAAAGAACATTTAAAACAGCTGAAGCCTTATCAGCCTGGAAAGCCGATAGAAGCAGTGAAATCAGAATATGGCTTGGATAAAGTCGTGAAGCTTGCTTCAAACGAGAATCCGTACGGCTGTTCAGAAGCGGCAAAAGAGGCGCTTCATCATGAGATTCAACAGCTTGCCCTTTATCCGGATGGTTATAGCGCCGCGTTGCGGACAAGGCTCAGTGAGCACCTCAATGTCAGCGAGACATCACTTATTTTCGGAAACGGTTCAGATGAAATCATTCAGATCATCTGTCGGGCATTTTTAAACGATAAATCCAACACGATTACTGCTGCTCCGACTTTTCCGCAATATAAACATAATGCGGTCATTGAAGGTGCTGAAGTTCGTGAAATCGCACTTCGCCCTGACGGATCCCATCATTTAGACGCTATGCTTGAAGCGATTGATGAACAGACACAAGTCGTTTGGATATGCAGCCCGAATAACCCGACTGGCACATATACATCAGAAGGAGAGTTACTCGCTTTTCTGGAGCGCGTGCCTCCCCGTGTCCTCGTTGTTCTTGACGAAGCATATTATGAATATGTAACAGCAGAGGATTACCCGGAAACTGTCCCGCTCCTAAAGAAGTATACCAATTTAATGATATTGCGCACATTTTCAAAGGCTTACGGGCTGGCGGCACTCAGAGTCGGATACGGAATTGCCGATGAGAACCTGATTCGCCTGATTGAGCCGGCAAGAGAGCCGTTTAACACGAGCCGTCTAGGCCAGGCTGCAGCGATCGCAGCGCTTGATGACCAAGCGTTTATCGCGTCCTGTGTCGAGCAAAATAAAGCAGGCCTTCAGCAATATTATGATTTTGCTCAGACTCATGGTTTAAAGTGCTACCCTTCAGAGACAAATTTTGTGTTGATTGACTGTAACCGTCCTTCCGATGATCTGTTTCAGGCTCTTCTGGAAAAAGGCTATATTGTGCGGTCAGGAAATGCATTAGGTTTCCCGACATCACTCCGGATTACGATCGGTACAAAAGAGCAAAATGAAGAAATTCTAGCCATTTTAGCTGAAATTTTATAA
- the trpB gene encoding tryptophan synthase subunit beta — protein MYPYPNEIGRYGDFGGKFVPETLMQPLEEIETAFKEIKDDPVFRNEYYKLLHDYSGRPTALTYADRVTEYVGGAKIYLKREDLNHTGSHKINNALGQALLAKKMGKTKIIAETGAGQHGVAAATVAAKFGFSCTVFMGEEDVARQSLNVFRMKLLGAEVVPVSSGNGTLKDATNEAIRYWVQHCEDHFYMIGSVVGPHPYPQVVREFQNMIGEEAKEQLKRIEGALPDKVVACVGGGSNAMGMFQAFLDEDVELIGAEAAGKGMNTPLHAATISKGTIGVIHGSLTYLIQDEFGQIIEPYSISAGLDYPGIGPEHAHLHKSGRVTYDSITDDEAVDALKLLSEKEGILPAIESAHALAKAFKLAKEMDRDQIILVCLSGRGDKDVNTLMNVLEEEVEKHV, from the coding sequence ATGTATCCATATCCGAATGAAATAGGCAGATACGGTGATTTCGGCGGAAAGTTTGTTCCGGAAACATTGATGCAGCCGTTAGAAGAAATTGAAACCGCATTTAAAGAGATCAAGGATGATCCTGTTTTTCGTAATGAATATTACAAGCTGTTACATGATTATTCCGGAAGGCCGACTGCCCTAACATACGCTGATCGAGTTACTGAATATGTAGGCGGCGCGAAAATCTATTTGAAACGAGAAGATTTAAACCACACAGGTTCTCATAAAATCAATAATGCGTTAGGGCAAGCGCTGCTTGCCAAAAAAATGGGCAAAACGAAAATCATTGCTGAAACAGGTGCCGGGCAGCACGGTGTTGCCGCTGCAACAGTCGCAGCCAAATTCGGCTTTTCCTGTACTGTGTTTATGGGTGAGGAAGACGTTGCCCGCCAGTCTCTAAACGTTTTCCGCATGAAGCTTCTTGGAGCGGAGGTTGTGCCTGTATCAAGCGGAAACGGCACATTGAAGGATGCCACAAATGAGGCGATCCGATACTGGGTTCAGCATTGTGAGGATCATTTTTACATGATTGGATCAGTTGTCGGGCCGCACCCTTATCCGCAAGTCGTCCGTGAATTTCAAAACATGATCGGTGAGGAAGCGAAAGAGCAGCTAAAACGCATTGAGGGTGCTCTGCCTGATAAAGTGGTGGCGTGTGTAGGCGGAGGAAGCAATGCGATGGGCATGTTTCAAGCGTTTTTAGATGAAGACGTTGAACTGATCGGTGCTGAAGCAGCCGGAAAAGGAATGAACACTCCTCTTCATGCCGCTACTATTTCGAAAGGAACCATAGGTGTCATTCACGGTTCATTGACTTATCTCATTCAAGATGAGTTCGGCCAAATCATTGAGCCTTACTCCATTTCAGCAGGACTCGACTATCCAGGGATAGGCCCGGAACACGCACATTTGCATAAGAGCGGACGTGTCACTTATGACAGTATCACAGATGATGAAGCGGTGGATGCATTAAAGCTCTTATCAGAAAAAGAGGGGATTTTGCCGGCAATTGAATCTGCCCATGCATTAGCGAAAGCATTCAAACTCGCCAAAGAAATGGATCGCGATCAAATCATTCTCGTCTGTTTATCAGGACGGGGAGATAAGGATGTTAACACATTGATGAATGTCTTGGAAGAAGAGGTGGAAAAGCATGTTTAA
- a CDS encoding ReoY family proteolytic degradation factor produces the protein MQTPVSVNEKKDFIRWFLNHYQLKRRECVWILNYLMSHDSLMEKVHFVEQAEFCPRGIIMSTHCVEEVPFRFYKESVMTTDAEKSFHDIRLNKQQDLFIQLNFRSAYSSPEYAAVLESNPHIPKDLFGNKKDQGLAEQILEHAISTFQREKLLKDIDDALDRHDKEAFEQLSRQLNQLT, from the coding sequence ATGCAGACCCCTGTTTCTGTCAATGAGAAAAAAGATTTTATCCGTTGGTTTTTAAACCATTATCAGTTAAAGCGCCGAGAGTGCGTTTGGATCTTGAACTACTTAATGAGCCATGATTCTCTCATGGAGAAGGTTCATTTTGTAGAGCAGGCAGAATTTTGCCCGAGAGGCATTATAATGTCAACACATTGTGTTGAAGAAGTTCCGTTTCGGTTCTATAAAGAGAGTGTCATGACAACCGACGCGGAAAAATCTTTTCATGATATTAGATTAAATAAACAGCAGGATTTGTTTATCCAGCTTAATTTCCGTTCAGCTTACAGCTCACCTGAGTATGCGGCGGTGCTGGAGTCCAATCCGCATATTCCGAAGGATCTGTTTGGGAACAAAAAAGATCAGGGGTTGGCTGAACAAATTTTGGAGCACGCTATTTCTACGTTCCAAAGAGAAAAATTATTAAAAGATATTGACGACGCGCTCGATCGTCATGATAAAGAAGCATTTGAACAATTATCGCGCCAATTGAATCAGCTCACATAA
- the trpD gene encoding anthranilate phosphoribosyltransferase, with protein MNKFLQLCVDGKTLTADEAEALMTMMITAEMAPSEMGGILCLLAHRGETPAELTGFMKAMRARALKVDGLPDVVDTCGTGGDGVSTFNISTASAIVASAAGAKIAKHGNRSVSSKSGSADVLEELGVSIQTTPEKVKNSIETNNMGFLFAPLYHSSMKHVAGTRKELGFRTVFNLLGPLSNPLQAKRQVIGVYSTEKAALMASALEPFQPEHVLFVSGHDGLDELSITAPTDVIELKDGERREYTVSPENFGFANGRLEELQVQSPKESASLIQNIFENKSSSSALSITAFNAGAAIYTAGITDSLKEGTELALETITSGGAAAQLERLKQKEEEIYA; from the coding sequence ATGAACAAATTTCTACAATTGTGCGTTGACGGAAAAACACTTACTGCCGATGAGGCTGAAGCGCTGATGACTATGATGATCACCGCGGAAATGGCTCCTTCTGAAATGGGCGGTATATTGTGTCTTCTTGCCCATCGGGGAGAAACGCCAGCAGAGCTTACGGGTTTTATGAAGGCGATGCGGGCGCGCGCTCTTAAAGTCGATGGACTTCCTGATGTGGTTGATACATGCGGAACCGGGGGAGATGGTGTTTCCACTTTTAATATCTCAACGGCATCAGCAATTGTTGCCTCAGCAGCCGGGGCGAAAATCGCAAAGCACGGCAATCGCTCTGTCTCTTCTAAAAGCGGGAGCGCTGATGTATTAGAGGAGTTAGGGGTTTCAATTCAAACCACTCCCGAAAAGGTAAAAAACAGTATTGAAACAAACAATATGGGATTTCTCTTTGCGCCGCTTTATCATTCGTCTATGAAACATGTAGCCGGTACAAGAAAAGAACTAGGTTTTAGAACGGTATTTAATCTGCTCGGACCGCTCAGCAATCCTTTACAGGCGAAACGTCAAGTGATCGGTGTTTATTCCACAGAAAAAGCGGCGCTAATGGCAAGCGCGCTCGAGCCGTTTCAGCCGGAGCACGTCCTGTTTGTATCCGGCCATGACGGTTTAGATGAGCTTTCCATTACAGCACCCACCGACGTGATTGAATTAAAGGACGGGGAACGCCGGGAATACACCGTTTCACCCGAAAATTTCGGTTTCGCAAATGGCAGACTTGAAGAGTTACAGGTGCAGTCACCGAAAGAGAGCGCCTCTCTCATTCAGAATATTTTTGAAAATAAAAGCAGCAGTTCCGCTTTATCTATTACTGCTTTTAATGCAGGCGCTGCGATATACACGGCGGGGATCACCGACTCATTGAAGGAAGGAACCGAGCTCGCGTTAGAGACGATTACAAGCGGAGGCGCAGCCGCGCAGCTCGAACGACTAAAGCAGAAAGAGGAAGAGATCTATGCTTGA
- the trpC gene encoding indole-3-glycerol phosphate synthase TrpC, whose translation MLENIIKQKKEEVKTLILPEEQCFEKRSFKEALERPNRFIGLIAEVKKASPSKGLIKKDFVPEQIAKDYETAKADALSVLTDTPFFQGKNSYLSDVKHAVSIPVLRKDFIIDSLQVEESRRIGADAILLIGEVLDPFQLHELYLEAGEKQLDVLVEVHDAQTLEHILKVFTPDILGINNRNLKTFETSIQQTEQIASLVPKESLLVSESGIGTLEHLTFVKEHGARSVLIGESLMRQTSQQKAIYDLFGE comes from the coding sequence ATGCTTGAAAACATCATCAAACAAAAGAAAGAAGAAGTAAAAACACTGATCCTGCCGGAAGAGCAGTGTTTCGAAAAACGTTCATTTAAAGAGGCGCTGGAACGCCCGAACCGTTTTATCGGGCTGATTGCCGAAGTGAAGAAAGCATCGCCGTCAAAAGGGCTTATTAAAAAGGATTTTGTCCCAGAGCAGATTGCAAAAGACTATGAAACTGCGAAAGCAGATGCGCTTTCCGTTTTAACTGACACCCCGTTTTTTCAAGGGAAAAACAGCTATTTATCAGACGTAAAGCACGCTGTTTCGATTCCTGTACTGAGGAAAGATTTTATTATTGATTCTTTGCAAGTGGAGGAATCAAGAAGAATCGGAGCGGATGCCATATTATTAATCGGTGAGGTGCTTGACCCTTTCCAACTTCATGAACTGTATCTGGAAGCAGGTGAAAAGCAGTTGGACGTGTTAGTGGAGGTTCATGATGCACAAACGCTTGAACATATATTGAAAGTGTTCACACCTGATATTCTTGGCATCAATAATCGAAACCTAAAAACATTTGAAACCTCTATACAACAGACAGAACAAATCGCATCTCTTGTTCCGAAAGAATCACTGCTTGTCAGCGAAAGCGGGATCGGTACTTTAGAACACTTAACTTTTGTCAAAGAACATGGGGCGCGATCTGTGCTGATCGGTGAATCATTGATGAGACAAACATCACAGCAAAAAGCAATCTATGATTTGTTTGGGGAGTGA
- the trpA gene encoding tryptophan synthase subunit alpha, producing MFKLNLQAPEKLFIPFITAGDPSPDVSVELAKSLQKAGATALELGVAYSDPLADGPVIQRASKRALDHGMNIVKAIELGGKMKKNGVNIPIILFTYYNPVLQLNKEHFFALLRENHIDGLLVPDLPLEESASLQAECKSHGVTYISLVAPTSESRLKTIVEQAEGFVYCVSSLGVTGVRNEFNSSVYPFIRTVKDLSTIPVAVGFGISNREQVMKMNEICDGVVVGSALVRKIEEVKDRLISAETRDQALQEFEDYATAFGGLYSLK from the coding sequence ATGTTTAAATTAAACCTTCAAGCGCCAGAAAAACTGTTTATCCCGTTTATTACGGCGGGGGACCCATCGCCTGATGTTTCAGTTGAATTGGCGAAATCTCTCCAAAAAGCGGGTGCCACGGCGTTGGAGCTTGGCGTTGCATATTCAGACCCCCTTGCAGACGGTCCGGTGATCCAGCGGGCTTCAAAGCGGGCGCTTGATCATGGAATGAATATCGTAAAGGCAATCGAATTAGGCGGCAAAATGAAAAAAAACGGAGTGAATATTCCGATTATCCTCTTTACGTATTATAATCCTGTGTTACAATTGAACAAAGAACACTTTTTCGCTTTACTGCGGGAAAATCACATTGACGGCCTGCTTGTTCCGGATCTGCCATTAGAAGAAAGCGCCAGCCTTCAAGCGGAATGCAAAAGCCATGGGGTGACGTATATTTCTTTGGTGGCGCCGACAAGCGAAAGCCGTTTGAAAACCATTGTTGAACAAGCCGAGGGCTTCGTCTACTGTGTATCTTCTCTAGGTGTGACCGGTGTCCGCAATGAGTTCAATTCATCCGTATACCCGTTCATTCGGACAGTAAAGGATCTCAGCACGATTCCGGTTGCTGTAGGGTTCGGCATATCGAACCGTGAACAGGTCATGAAGATGAATGAAATTTGTGACGGTGTCGTAGTAGGAAGTGCGCTCGTCAGAAAAATAGAAGAAGTAAAGGACCGGCTCATCAGCGCTGAAACGAGAGATCAAGCGCTGCAGGAGTTTGAAGATTACGCAACGGCGTTTGGCGGCTTGTACAGTTTAAAATGA
- a CDS encoding YpiF family protein, with amino-acid sequence MRWRITDAKDYLQAKDYIDTAVIPLINIRVGVHFKMAAEKGEFTQLLSEELERQLKGRVYLLPPYTYVDRNEKTVQGLQELREELLSEFPHVVLLTSDENWKSENALGNIIVTPSVPLEHLKDSLKRKILDERTAEILNVLLQMWSVS; translated from the coding sequence ATGAGGTGGAGAATCACTGATGCCAAGGACTATTTACAAGCTAAAGATTACATTGACACCGCTGTCATTCCACTAATTAACATAAGGGTAGGCGTTCATTTCAAAATGGCGGCCGAAAAAGGCGAATTCACGCAGCTTCTGTCAGAAGAACTGGAAAGGCAGTTAAAGGGACGGGTATATTTATTGCCCCCTTATACATATGTTGATAGAAATGAAAAAACCGTTCAAGGGCTTCAGGAGTTGCGGGAAGAGCTCTTATCAGAATTCCCGCATGTTGTGCTGCTCACGTCTGACGAAAATTGGAAAAGTGAGAATGCATTAGGCAACATCATTGTCACACCGTCTGTTCCGCTAGAACATTTGAAGGACTCTTTAAAAAGAAAAATATTAGATGAACGCACTGCTGAAATTTTGAACGTTTTGTTACAGATGTGGAGCGTTTCATAA
- a CDS encoding tetratricopeptide repeat protein: protein MNTLIQEAIKLVEAGETEKGLNTLSKAEKQLHDEEKAIAAQLYYEWGNVEKAISLISDLHDLYPNETELTNFYAELLIDIDEEEKALAVLETIPETDPSYPESLLLMADLYQMQGLFEVSEQKLLQAKSILANEPVIDFALGELYFTQGAYAKAVHYFKTTAEEQSEIGGVNVHQRLAESLSSSGEFEDAIPWYEKAADENPDPNTIFGYGFTALQAGFVKTAIKQLSDLKGLDPSYSSLYMPLSKSYEAEGMYEEALKTAKEGIRYDEYNKELFLYAAKMALKVGKSEDGKKLLQEALALDPGFVEALHTLLAVYHKEEDFEQIIDLIQEVRGYGEEDPKYNWYLASAYTELEQYEKAKQSFEAAFLHYREDRDFLDEYGSFLLEEGLQKEALPLLKKVLEIDGTNEELEETILRIEDEFSR from the coding sequence TTGAATACATTGATTCAAGAAGCCATAAAATTAGTTGAAGCAGGTGAAACAGAAAAAGGCCTCAACACGCTCTCGAAAGCCGAAAAACAGCTCCATGATGAAGAAAAAGCCATCGCAGCCCAGCTGTATTACGAGTGGGGCAATGTAGAAAAAGCGATTTCACTCATCAGTGACTTACATGATTTATATCCAAATGAAACAGAACTGACGAATTTTTATGCTGAACTTTTAATAGATATTGACGAAGAAGAAAAAGCTCTTGCTGTGCTGGAAACGATTCCGGAAACAGATCCATCATACCCGGAAAGTTTGCTGCTCATGGCGGATCTTTATCAGATGCAGGGGTTATTTGAAGTCAGTGAACAAAAGCTTTTACAAGCAAAGTCCATTCTGGCTAATGAACCCGTCATTGATTTTGCACTGGGTGAACTTTACTTTACTCAGGGAGCCTATGCAAAAGCGGTTCACTATTTTAAAACAACGGCTGAGGAGCAGAGTGAGATCGGGGGCGTTAATGTCCATCAAAGATTGGCAGAATCGCTAAGTTCCTCAGGTGAATTTGAGGATGCCATTCCATGGTACGAGAAAGCTGCTGATGAGAATCCTGATCCTAATACAATTTTCGGCTATGGGTTTACAGCGTTACAGGCTGGGTTTGTTAAAACAGCGATTAAACAGCTGTCTGATTTGAAGGGGTTAGATCCGTCTTATTCTTCACTTTATATGCCGCTTTCGAAAAGCTATGAGGCTGAAGGAATGTATGAAGAGGCATTAAAAACGGCAAAAGAGGGTATCAGATATGATGAATACAACAAAGAACTTTTCCTCTATGCTGCAAAAATGGCCTTGAAAGTCGGGAAGTCAGAAGATGGGAAAAAACTGCTTCAGGAGGCGCTTGCGCTTGATCCGGGCTTCGTCGAAGCACTTCATACACTTCTTGCCGTGTATCATAAAGAAGAGGATTTTGAACAAATCATTGATCTTATTCAAGAGGTGCGCGGCTACGGAGAAGAAGATCCGAAATACAACTGGTATCTTGCAAGCGCGTATACCGAATTGGAGCAGTACGAGAAAGCAAAACAATCCTTTGAGGCTGCCTTTCTTCACTATCGGGAGGACAGAGATTTCTTAGATGAATACGGAAGCTTCTTGTTAGAAGAAGGCCTTCAAAAAGAAGCGCTGCCGCTTTTGAAAAAGGTTCTTGAAATTGATGGAACCAATGAAGAGCTTGAGGAAACGATTTTGCGAATCGAAGATGAATTTTCTAGATAA
- a CDS encoding prephenate dehydrogenase: MNRMKDTILLAGLGLIGGSIALAIKKKHPGKRIIGIDISDEQVVAAFKLGVIDERADSFIDGAKEAATVIIATPVAQTLFMLDELAHSGIEHELLITDVGSTKQKVVHYADQVLPTRYQFVGGHPMAGSHKSGVAAAKEFLFENAFYILTPGDKTERQAVEQLKNLLKGTNAHFVEMSPEEHDGVTSMISHFPHIVAASLVHQTHQSEKLYPFVKRFAAGGFRDITRIASSSPAMWRDILLHNKDKILDRFDEWMREIETIRTYVEHEDAENLFQYFKNAKDYRDGLPLRQKGAIPAFYDLYVDVPDHPGVISEITAILAAERISITNIRIIETREDINGILRISFQSDDDRKRAEQCIEARAEYETFYAD, from the coding sequence ATGAATCGAATGAAAGACACAATATTGCTCGCCGGTCTCGGATTGATAGGCGGTTCGATTGCGTTAGCGATCAAAAAAAAGCATCCCGGCAAACGGATTATCGGAATCGATATTTCTGATGAACAGGTGGTTGCCGCTTTTAAATTAGGTGTGATTGATGAGCGTGCTGATTCATTTATTGATGGTGCGAAAGAGGCAGCTACAGTGATCATTGCGACACCTGTCGCGCAAACGCTGTTTATGCTTGATGAACTGGCTCATTCAGGTATTGAACATGAGCTTTTAATTACTGACGTAGGAAGCACAAAACAAAAAGTGGTTCATTATGCTGATCAAGTGCTGCCTACTAGATACCAATTTGTCGGAGGACATCCTATGGCAGGGTCACACAAATCAGGAGTGGCCGCTGCGAAGGAGTTCCTGTTTGAAAATGCATTTTATATTTTAACGCCAGGGGATAAAACGGAAAGACAAGCGGTAGAACAGTTGAAAAATCTGCTGAAGGGGACAAATGCCCATTTTGTAGAAATGTCACCTGAAGAGCATGATGGCGTTACAAGCATGATCAGTCATTTTCCGCATATTGTCGCAGCAAGTCTCGTTCACCAAACCCATCAGTCGGAAAAACTCTATCCGTTTGTTAAGCGTTTTGCTGCCGGCGGGTTCAGGGACATTACGAGGATTGCATCAAGCAGCCCGGCAATGTGGCGGGATATTCTATTACATAATAAAGATAAAATCTTGGACCGTTTTGATGAGTGGATGCGTGAAATCGAGACGATCCGGACATATGTAGAACATGAAGATGCGGAAAATCTATTTCAATATTTTAAAAACGCTAAGGATTATCGCGACGGGCTGCCGCTTCGGCAAAAGGGCGCAATTCCTGCATTTTACGATTTATACGTGGATGTTCCCGATCATCCGGGTGTGATTTCCGAGATAACGGCAATCTTAGCTGCGGAGCGCATCAGCATCACGAATATCCGCATTATTGAAACAAGAGAAGACATTAATGGGATTTTAAGAATCAGTTTTCAGTCTGATGATGACCGCAAACGGGCTGAACAATGCATTGAAGCCCGGGCGGAATATGAAACTTTTTATGCTGATTGA
- the aroA gene encoding 3-phosphoshikimate 1-carboxyvinyltransferase, with translation MKRDKVQALNGEIHIPGDKSISHRSVMFGALAKGTTTVKNFLPGADCLSTIDCFRKMGVQIEQNGSDVVIHGKGIDSLSEPESLLDVGNSGTTIRLMLGILAGRPFYSAVAGDESIAKRPMKRVTEPLKQMGAKIDGRSGGEFTPLSVSGSSLKGIDFVSPVASAQIKSAVLLAGLQAEGTTTVTEPHKSRDHTERMLSAFGVNLSEDQTSVSISGGQKLTATDIFVPGDISSAAFFLAAGAMVPNSSIVLKNVGLNPTRTGIIDVLENMGAKLEIKPSADSSAEPYGDLIIETSSLKAVEIGGDIIPRLIDEIPIIALLATQAEGTTVIKDAAELKVKETNRIDTVVSELRKLGAEIEPTADGMKVHGRQTLKGGATVSSHGDHRIGMMLGVASCITEEPIEIEQTDAIHVSYPTFFEHLTMLSNKS, from the coding sequence ATGAAAAGAGACAAGGTGCAGGCTTTAAACGGAGAAATACACATTCCAGGTGATAAATCCATTTCTCACCGCTCCGTCATGTTTGGCGCGCTGGCGAAAGGCACAACAACAGTTAAAAACTTTCTGCCTGGAGCGGATTGTCTGAGCACGATCGATTGTTTTAGAAAAATGGGTGTTCAAATCGAGCAAAACGGCAGCGATGTAGTGATTCACGGAAAAGGTATCGATTCCCTAAGCGAACCGGAAAGCCTTTTAGATGTCGGGAATTCAGGCACAACGATTCGCCTGATGCTCGGCATTTTGGCGGGCCGCCCATTTTACAGCGCGGTAGCTGGAGATGAAAGTATTGCCAAGCGCCCGATGAAACGTGTAACTGAGCCTTTGAAACAAATGGGGGCTAAAATCGACGGCAGATCTGGCGGGGAATTTACACCGCTGTCAGTAAGCGGCTCTTCTTTAAAAGGGATTGATTTTGTCTCGCCTGTTGCAAGCGCACAAATTAAATCGGCTGTTTTGTTGGCCGGATTACAGGCTGAGGGTACAACAACCGTCACAGAGCCTCATAAATCTCGGGACCACACTGAGCGGATGCTATCTGCTTTTGGAGTTAATCTATCTGAAGATCAAACGAGTGTTTCCATTTCTGGAGGCCAGAAACTGACAGCAACAGATATTTTTGTTCCCGGAGACATTTCTTCAGCGGCGTTTTTCCTTGCTGCGGGTGCAATGGTTCCGAACAGCAGCATAGTACTGAAAAACGTAGGGTTAAATCCGACTCGGACGGGTATCATTGACGTCCTTGAAAACATGGGGGCAAAACTTGAAATCAAACCGTCTGCGGACAGCAGTGCAGAGCCTTACGGAGATTTAATCATAGAAACATCATCTCTAAAAGCGGTTGAAATCGGAGGAGATATCATTCCGCGTTTAATTGATGAAATCCCTATCATCGCGCTTCTTGCGACTCAGGCGGAAGGAACCACCGTTATTAAGGACGCGGCAGAGCTTAAAGTAAAAGAAACAAACCGCATCGACACTGTGGTTTCCGAGCTTCGTAAGCTGGGTGCTGAGATTGAACCGACAGCAGATGGAATGAAGGTTCATGGCAGACAAACCCTGAAAGGCGGCGCCACAGTGTCAAGCCATGGAGACCATCGGATCGGAATGATGCTTGGCGTCGCTTCCTGTATAACGGAGGAGCCGATTGAAATCGAGCAGACAGATGCCATTCATGTCTCTTATCCAACCTTCTTCGAGCATTTAACGATGCTTTCAAACAAATCCTGA